In Pseudomonas glycinae, the DNA window TGGGCCTGGAACGATGTGCTGCCGCTGTTCAAACAGAGCGAAAACCACTTTGCTGGCGCAGCGGAATTCCATGGCGACAAGGGTGAATGGAGGGTCGAACGCCAGCGCCTGTCGTGGCCGATTCTCGATGCGTTCCGCAGCGCTGCCGAACAGAGCGGCATCACCAGCATCGATGACTTCAACCAGGGCGACAACGAGGGTTGCGGCTACTTTCAGGTCAATCAGAAGGCCGGGGTGCGCTGGAATGCGGCGAAGGCGTTTCTGAAGCCGATTCGCGATCGGGCCAATCTCACGGTGTTGACCGACATCGAGGTGGATCGCGTGCTGTTCGAAGACGGTCGCGCCTCGAAAGTCAGTGCCCGTTGGCAGAGTCAGCAAAAGAGCTTCAAGGCGCGCAAGGAGATCGTGTTGTGCGCCGGCTCCGTGGGCTCGCCAAGCATTCTGCAACGCTCCGGAATCGGCCCGCGCCTGCTACTGGAAAAGCTCGGCATCGGCGTGGTGCATGAGCTGCCGGGCGTCGGCGGCAATCTGCAGGATCACCTGCAACTGCGCCTGATCTACAAGCTGGAAAACGCCCGCACCCTCAACCAGATCGCCGGCAGTGTGTGGGGCAAGATGGGCATGGGCCTGCGTTATCTGTATGACCGCAGCGGGCCGTTGTCGATGGCGCCGAGTCAGTTGGGTGCGTTTGCCCGCTCGGGGCCGGAACAGACCTCCGCCAATCTCGAATACCACGTGCAGCCGCTGTCGCTGGAGCGCTTTGGTGAGCCGCTGCACAGCTTCCCGGCGTTCACCGCATCGGTGTGTGATTTACGGCCGCAGAGCCGGGGCCGGGTCGAGATCCGTTCCGCCGATCCACAAACCGCGCCGCTGATCCAGCCCAATTACCTCAGCCATCCCGAAGACCTGCGCGTGGCCGCCGATGCGATTCGCCTGACCCGGCGCATCGTCAGCGCCCCGGCCCTGCAAGCTTTCAACCCGGTGGAGTACCTGCCGGGCGCCAGCCTGCAAACCGAAGAACAACTGCACGCAGCGGCGGCGAAGATCGGCACGACGATTTTTCACCCGGTCGGCACCTGCCGCATGGGCAACGATGCGGACGCGGTGGTCGACGCACAGTTGCGCGTGCACGGCGTACCGGGGCTGCGGATTGCCGATGCTTCGATCATGCCGCGCATCACCTCCGGCAACACTTGTTCGCCTACGCTGATGATTGCCGAGAAAGCGGCACAGCTGATTCTCAACCCCGCAACTATAAACACAACCCCTGTGGGAGCTGGCTTGCCAGCGATGACGGAGTGACATTCAACAATCATGTCGGCTGATTAACCGCCATTGCCAGCAGGCTGGCTCTCAAAAGGGGCATATTTGATTCACAGACATCGCGCATCACCCGGACACGCAACACCAGTGGAAACAACAAAAACAATCACTGTGAGGGATACCGATATGTCAGAACACGTTCAGCCTCTGGACGCCGTGCGCAGCACGGACGCCAGCCCCGATACCCGAAAGGTCATCTTCGCCTCGTCCCTGGGGACGGTGTTCGAGTGGTATGACTTCTTTCTCTACGGCGCCCTGGCGGCGGTCATCAGCAAGCAGTTCTTCGCCGGGGTCAACGACACCACCGCGTTCATCTTCGCGCTGATGGCGTTCGCCGCAGGCTTCATCGTGCGGCCGTTCGGGGCGCTGGTGTTCGGTCGGTTGGGGGACATGATCGGGCGCAAATACACGTTCCTGGCGACCATCATCCTGATGGGTGTAGCGACGTTCGCCGTGGGCCTGCTGCCGAACTACGCCAGCATCGGCATCGCCGCGCCGATCATTCTGGTGGTGCTGCGCATGCTTCAGGGTCTGGCCCTCGGCGGCGAATACGGCGGCGCCGCGACTTACGTGGCGGAACACGCGCCCATCGGCAAACGTGGTTTCCATACGAGCTGGATTCAATCCACCGCAACCCTCGGTCTGCTGCTGTCATTGCTGGTGGTGCTGGGTTGCCGCTACTTCACCGGCGATCAGTTCGAAGTCTGGGGCTGGCGCATTCCCTTCCTGCTGTCGATCGTGCTGCTGGGCATCTCCACCTGGATTCGCCTGAGCCTGCACGAATCGCCGGCCTATCTGAAAATGAAAGAGGAAGGCAAGGCCAGCAAGGCGCCGATTCGCGAATCCTTCGGCAAATGGGAAAACCTCAAAGTCGTACTGATCGCGCTGTTCAGCATCAACGCCGGCCAGGCGGTGACATTTTACGCGGCGCAGTTCTACGTGCTGTTCTTCCTCACCCAGTTCCTGAAAATGGACCCGGCGGTGGCCAACAGTCTGCTGATCATCAGCGTGGTGATCGGCGCGCCGTTCTTCATCATTTTCGGCTGGCTGTCGGACAAGGTAGGGCGCAAACCGGTACTGATGCTCGGCCTGTTGCTGGCCACGGCGCTGTACTTCCCGATCTTCAAATCCCTGGCCCACTACGCCAACCCGGCCATCGACCACGCCAGCCGTCAGGCACCGATCACCGTGGTGGCTGACCCGGCGACCTGCACCTTCCAGTTCGATCCGGTGGGCAAGGCCAAATTCGACAGCCCGTGCGACAAGGTCAAGACCTTCCTGGTCAAGCAAGGCCTGCCCTACTCCAGCGTCGCCGCCCCAGCGGGCAGCACGGTGCAAGTGAGCGTCGGCGATGTGAAACTCGACGGCTTCGACGAAGCAGCCTTACGCGGCGCCATCACCCTCGCCGGTTATCCGCAACAGGCTGACCTGCAGCAGATCAACAAACCGATGATCGTGGCCCTGATCGTCGGCCTGATCATCATCTCGGCCATGTGCTACGGCCCGCTCGCGGCGCTGATGGTCGAACTGTTCCCGACCCGCATCCGCTACACCTCGATGTCCCTGCCGTACCACATCGGCAACGGCTGGTTCGGTGGTTTCCTGCCGACCGTGTCCTTTGCGCTGGTGGTGTACACCGGGGATATCTTCTACGGGCTGTGGTACCCGGTGCTGATTACCGGGGTGAGCCTGGTGGTGGGGATGATCTGTCTGCGTGAGACAAAGAATATCGATCTGGACAAGAACTGATTGATAGACGTGTGGCGGGGGCGCAATGCCCTCGCCACCCTGCGAAATCTCAGACCTCCGCTTCCAGCAACTCAAACTTCACCTGATCGGGATAAAACGCCACATAGTCCTTGATCTGGCTCACCGAAATCTTCGGATTTTCGTACGTCCACACCGCATTCGCCCCTTCATGCCCCGGCACTTGCAGACTGAAATAGTTGGCATCGCCCTTGTACGGGCAGTAAGTGGTGTGATCGGTGCGGGCGAAGTATTTTTCGTCGATATCCTCGCGCGGGATGTAGTAGACCGGCGGGTAATTGGCTTCGAGCAGCACCAGCGCTCGGGCCGAGGCGGCGACCTGTATGCCGTGGAATTTCACAAGCAGGCAGCCTGGTTGCTCGGCGATGGTGATAACGGGACTGGGACCGGACGTTTTCATCGGTTTCTCCTGACGGCGGCGAAGGCACCGGTTCAGGTATAACCCATGCGGGGGACACTCGTCGGGTTCGCAGCCGAACGGTTTTTCTTCGACCAGATATGACCGCCGCTTGCGGAGGCGGCGGTTTCTGGTTTCATATCACGCGCAAAACGGCCAAAACGCTCACCGACAGGAGTCATCATGCGTAAGGATTACCTGGCTTTCTTCATCTCGCTGTTCCTGTCGCGGCTGGCGGATCAGATCCTGTTGTTCATCGTGCCGCTGGTGGTGTTCCAGACCACCAACAGCGCGTCCTGGGCGGGGCTCGCATTTTTCGTCGAGTCGCTGCCGCGTTTTCTCGCGTTTCCACTGTGTGGGGCCCTGTGCGACAAGTTCTCGCCCATCAGGATTCTGCACATCAGTCAGGTCTACCGGGCGCTGCTCTGCGTGTTGGCGGTTGGGCTTTATGCCGTCTTCGGCGGTATCGCGTGGCTTGTGGTGCTGTCTGCGCTGTGCGGCGTGCTGACTACTCAGGGCATCATGGCCCGCGAAGTGCTGATGCCGCATATTTTCCAGCACTACAGCTACACCAAAACCCTTTCCTACTCGCAGATAGCCGACCAGACCGGACTGGTTCTGGGACCCTTGGTGGCGGCATTGCTGCTGGAGGTTTCGGCCTGGCACTGGGTGGTGCTGTGGGTGGCCGGGCTGTTCCTGCTGGCCGACCTGAGCATGCTGGTGTGGCAACGTTTCAGTCGTATCACCCTCGAGGTGTTTGAGCAGCATCAGGACATCTGGCTGCAGCCTCTGCGCATCGCGTTCAGGCATATACGCGAACTGGCGGAGCTGAAAAAGATCATCACCCTGGCGATCGGGGTCAACCTGATTGTCGGGGTCACCCTGGCCACTTCGGCGGCCATGGTGCTCGGTCAATACAGCGCCGGCAAGGACGACTACGCCGTGCTGCAAGCGGCTGGCGCGGTGACCACCATCGTGATTCTGTTTTTCCTCGCCCGGGTGGTATTGCCGTTGCGCGTATTGGGTGGCGTTGCCTGTTCGATGCTCGCCGCCGGCGCCTTCATCAGCGCCCTGAGCCCGAACCTGGCGGGTTATGTGCTGGGTTTCCTGTTGATCGTCGGCTTCGACAAGATGTTCAACGTTTACATGCGCAGCATTCGCCAGCGAGTCATTCCCCCTCAGGACTTCGGCAAGACCGTGGGCGTGATCACCCTGCTCAACAACTTGTCACAACCGCTCGCGGGACTGCTTGTTGCGCTGCTCGCCGCGCCTTTGGGGGCACAACGTGTGATCCTGATCCTGGCTGTGCTGGCGACGCTGCTGGGCGTTGCAGCTCTCTGGTGGTTTGCCAGAGTACGTAATACATCCGCCGCTTCGATCCTCGAAACCGAGCAGTAACCGATTTCAATGTCGTAGAGCGATGTCCGAAAACAAAAAAACCGCAGCCTGCGAAGGACTGCGGTTTTTTCGTTTCAGATTTTCCGTTTTCAGATCAGGCGACGATATCGGTCGCCACAGCCTGCCCCACCACACCCACGGCGAAATCCACCGAACCCTGGCCTGTCAGGTCGATCATCAGGCTGGTCTGGTTGGTCTGTTCGAAGTAAGTGAGGATCGCATCGCCCGCGTGGCCGGTGAAGCCGCTGACGAAGTTCAGCGTGGCTACGCCGGTGGCGAACCCGGCGATGCCCGACAGGTCGATCTTGTCCAGGCCACTGGTGAAATCCATGATCCAGTCCGGCGCAGTCATGGTCGAGTCGCTGGCCGCACCGAACACGAAGGTGTCCGCGCCCTCACCGCCCCACAACGAATCACCGCCGCCACCGCCGTAAATGATGTCGTTGCCGGCACCGCCGATCAGGTCGTTGGCCGCCGCGTTGCCGATCAGCAGGTCATTGCCCGAACCGCCAATGGCGTTTTCCACGGTCACGCCGTGGGCGATGGACACGTTGCCCACCAGACCGCCGACATCGGAGAACGAGCCTTCGTTGAGGTTGATCTTCTGGTTCTGGCTGAAGCCGGAGAAATCCAGGGTGTCGTTACCACCGCCATCCCACACCGAGAACACCACTTTCGAGGTGTTCGAGGTTGCGCTGTAGAAGTCGCGATCGGCGTTGGAGTTGAAGCCGTACACGGTGTTGTCGGCACGGGTTTCGAAGTTGGCGCCGTAGAGTTTCTGCACCGCAACGATGTCGTCCATCAACGGTGCCGAGGCGTAGGCGCCGCTGCCGTCCTTGCTGAAGTTCTGGTCGGTGTTGGCTTCACTCCAGTAGCTCATCAGGCTGTAGCCACGGGTGTCTTCGGCGTACTTGGCGTCACCGTAGGTCGGGTTGCCATTGCCGGCGTTGTAGGCGCCCGGGTGCGACAGGCCGAGGGTGTGGCCGATTTCGTGGGTCAGGGTCTGACGCCCGTAGTTGTTGGTGTCCGGGGTCTTGTTGACCTGGTACTGATCGTTGATCAGGTACCACGATTGGCCGTCGTAGCTGCTGCCCTGCGGCAGGTAGGCGAACGCCGCGCCGCCGGTGCTGACGTCGTAGTTGCCGAAGGTCATGTGGCCGTCACCGCCCTTGCCTTCGGTGAAAGTCACGTTGGCTACGTCCGACCACGATTGCATCGCCAGCACGGCCTGGGCTTTCTGCTGGGCGCTGAACTCGCTGAAGTTGCCGAGTTTCGGGTTGTAATTCGACGGTTTGTCGGTCAGGAACGTGTAGGTCAGATCAATCTTGCCGTCGGCATTCTTGTCCTGCCACGACATGCCCTTGCGCAGGATTTCGTCGGCGGCCTGGTCGGCGGTGAACGACGGCTTGCCGTTGACTGTCCCGGTGCCACGGTCATACAGGTGGCTGAAGGTGTCGACGGCGGTGAAGGCGCTGCTGGCCTGGGAGGAAGGTTGAGACATGGTGTACGTCCTTGTTTCTGAAGAGTCAGTGTCAGACAGAAAAACGGCGATCTTCTGGCGAGATCGTCCTGTCACTCGCCTTGTCAGGCAGATTGAACCTGCCACAGCCGCCAACGGGGGCGCTAATCAATTTCTCGATAGCGTCCCGGATTGCCCCGACGTGGCTGTCATGACCGGCAATCTTTTTATCTGTATATCCATACAGATAAAAGTTGCCCGAATGCCCGAGTCAGGCCATCCTGTGCGCCTCTTCGGGCAATAATCGACGACGGTGGTTATGCGGCTGTACCTCTGTGAAAAACCCTCCCAGGCCAAAGACATTGCGGCCGTGCTCGGCGCAAAGCGTCGGGGCGACGGCTGCTGGCTGGGAACGGACGTCACGGTGACCTGGTGCATCGGCCACTTGCTGGAAACCGCGCCGCCGGATGCCTACGACGCCAAATACAAGCGCTGGGTACTGGCCGATCTGCCGATCATCCCGGACAAATGGAAGATGACCGTCAAGCCGCGGACCGCCAGCCAGTACAAGGCAGTCAAGCGCCTGCTCGGCGAGGCCAGCGAGTTGATCATCGCCACCGACGCCGACCGTGAGGGCGAGATGATCGCCCGGGAGCTGGTCGAGCACTGTCGCTATCGCGGGCCGATCCGCCGCTTGTGGCTCTCGGCGCTGGACGAGGCGTCGATTCGCAAGGCGTTGGCAGCACTCAAACCGGGCGCCGAAACCTTCAGCCTGTACCACTCGGCATTGGGGCGCTCGCGGGCAGACTGGCTGATCGGGATGAACATGAGTCGTCTGTTCACCCTCCTCGGCCGGCAATCAGGCTATCAAGGCGTGCTGCCGGTGGGCCGGGTGCAGACGCCGACCTTGCGACTGGTGGTGGATCGCGACCGCAGCATCGCCGATTTCGTGCCGGTCGCGTACTGGGCCATCGATGTGCAACTGCTGCAGAACGGCACGCCGTTCACGGCGCAATGGCGTGCGCCAAACGATGCCTGTGACGATCAGGACCGCTGCCTCAATCAGGCCCTCGCCCAGCAAGCGGCCGCCGCAATCAGCAGCGCTGCCAGCGCCCGGGTGATCAAGCTGCGCACCGAACGCATGCGCGAAATGGCGCCCCTGCCCTTCGATCTGGGCACCTTGCAGGAAGTCTGCTCGAAGAAGCTCGGCCTCGGTGCCCAGGAAACCCTCGACATCGCCCAGGCCCTCTACGAAACCTACAAAGTCATCACCTACCCGCGCAGCGATTGCGGCTACCTGCCCCTGAGCCAGCACAGCGAGGCACCGGGAATTCTTGCGGCGCTGCGTCAGGCCGACCCGAGCCTCGAAGCGCTGCGCGAGCATCTGGAGCCACAGCGCCGCTCCCGCGCCTGGAACGACGCCAAGGTCAGCGCTCACCACGGCATCATCCCGACCGCTGCCGCGAAAAACCTGGAGCGCCTGACCGGCAAGCACCGCGCGGTCTACACGCTGATTCGCGCGCGGTATCTGGCGCAGTTCCTGCCCAATCACGAATACGACCGCACCCAGGCCGATTTCGATTGCGCCGGGGAAGCCTTGCGCGCTGTCGGCAAACAGATCATCGAGCCGGGCTGGAAACGCGCGTTGCCCGAAGCGCTGGCCCCGGCCAAGGGCCGTGAAGCCCCCGCGCCACAGACTTTGCCCACGCTGACCCAAGGCGCCGAATGCGCCGAATGCGCCGTGGCGGACGTGAAGCTAAAGGACCTGTGGACGCAACCGCCCAAACCCTACACCGAAGGTGATCTGATCAAGGCGATGAAGAACGTCGCCAAACTGGTGGAGGATCCGCTGCTCAAGCAGAAACTCAAGGACACCACCGGCATCGGCACCGAAGCTACCCGCGCGTCGATCATTCAAGGGTTGCTGGATCGCGGTTATCTGGTGAAGAACGGCAAGGCGCTGTCCGCCACGCCCGCCGCGTTCAGCCTGATCGACGCCGTTCCGCGCGCGATTGCCGACCCCGGGACCACGGCGATCTGGGAGCAGGCGCTGGACATGGTGCAGAGCGGCGAGATGAGTCTTGAAGAGTTCGTCACCAAACAGGCCGCGTGGATGAGTAAGCAAGTGACCCGCTGCGCCGGGCTCAGTCTGACCATCAGCGGCCCGCCACCTGCCGGCAAGGCCGCTGCGCCATGGAAGAACAAACGCAAGTCCACTCGGCGCAAAACCACCGGTACCAGTAAACGCTCAGCGAAACCAGCGGCCAAATAGCCCGTTGCACGCTACTGTTTCAGCAGTGATGGTCAGGAGGCAGCCGCATGTCGGTCATCGAACTGCGCGTCGCCCGGCGCGACGAACTGGACACCCTCGAAAACCTGATGCAGTTCTACACCTACGACTTCAGCGAGTGGTTGCCGCTGAAGCTCGGCGGGCATGGGTTCTTCCCGATCCAGTTGAAAGACGATTACTGGCGACAACCAGCGACCCGGCCATTCCTGATCCACGTCGACGGCGAACTGGCGGGGTTCGTGACCGTGGATGACCACCTCCTCATCGAAGGCGCCGACTACAACATCGGCTATTTCTTCGTCAGCCGGCGCTGGCGTGGCCAAGGCGTCGCGCAGTTTGTCGCCTCTGCCCTCTTGAGCCACCTGCCCGGTCGATGGCAGATTTTCCATGTCGATGCCAACCTGCCTGCACAGCGGTTCTGGGCCCGGCTCATCCCCGAGCTGAGCGGCGGCGACTTTACCCGCCAGACCAGAACCGTGGACGGCTATCCCTGCACGTTCTACTGCCTGCGCAGCCTTTCTCCCGCTGTCTGAAGACCTCTTTTTCATTCCAGAATGACTTTGTCCGACAATATGTAGTGAGCAAAAATAATCACTACAAAACCGTTGACGGCGTCGCTTGGCTTTTGCATGATGCAGACGTCTCCCCGATCGGGAGCACTGGCAACACGCTTGAGCAAGCTCGTCTGACCGCCGAGCTGTTTTTTCCGGATACACGCTGCCCACAAGGCAGATTGAAGAAGCTGACCTGGCCTGAACGTCCAGTACAAGGACGAGAAGCGCTGGCGAAAATTCTCAAGACGCTTGTGGTCGACCCTGAAAACGTCGTCAAGGAGCCTCCCGGTTTTCGCTGCTTCTCCTCGTTGTGACGCTTTTGCGTAGCAGTTATTCAACACGACTACATGCAACAGATGCATGACCCCGTACTTCACACGGGCGACCGCTGACGTCCTGGTTTCGGTGCCAGGGATCAACTAACCGATGGGCTACCTGTATTAGCGAATCAACTTTGAAAGATCACCACACTGGTCAAGGGGCAATATCATGAATCTGAACAATCAACCTACTATCGAAGAACTGGCTCGTATGTTCGCTGCGCAAAAAGACAGCCACGACAGCCATATTCTGTGGATCAGCAAGTCGGGTCAGGTCCATATCGACTGCCTGTCGCCCCATGCTGGTGAAGAAGAGTTCGACCGGAACAACCAGAACCTGCTGGCCCGCCTGAAGATGTACCGCCGCGGCCACGGCTATGTCGGCAAGAAAGCCGCGGCCGACAAGGACTTCATCGGTAATGTTCTGCAGACGCTGAAACAGGCGTGGGACTCGATGCAGAACAACAACGAAGTTCGGGTGATTGATCGGTTCTGCTAAGTTAAAACTTCAATAAAAAAAGGGCCTGCTTTGAAAACGAAGCAGGCCCTTTTTATTGCTCGCAAAAAACTCATGAACGAGTTTCCAGCACCAGCTTCATGAACGCTTCAGCCGCCGCACTATGATAGTTGTTCTTGCGCCGCAACAACGCCGCTCCCCGCTGCGGCGCCTCGCTCTCGACACGCAACCGACGCAGTGCCCGGTTCTCGGTCGCAATCGCCTCCGGCAACATGGTCGCAATCGGCGCATGTCGGATCACTTCCAGCAACGTACTCACCGAGTTCACCTCGATCTGCACCTTGGGCGTGATGCCGTGCTGGCGGAAGTACTCATCAATCGACAAGCGCGTGAAGAAGTCTGGCGCCAGCAAGGCGAAATCCAGCTGCGCGATATCATCCGGGGTCAACACCGATGAGCTGTCGTACAGCGGATGCTCGCGCCCGACCATCACCCCCAACGTCTCGACAAATGCCGGAATGCATTCAATGTCCGGATTGCGCACCGGCGTGAAGGCAATCGCGATATCCAGCGAGTCATCCGCCAGCCCGGCCTCGATGTCGTCCATCGACAACTCGAAAATCTCCAGGTGAATCCCCGGATACCGCGCCACGTAATCGCGCACCAGCGGCCCAACCAGATACGCCATAAACGTCGGGGTCATGGCCAGGCGCAGCGAGCCTCGGGAAAGATCCTTCACGTCATGCAACGCGCGCTTGCCCGCCTCCAGCTCCACCAGCACCCGTCGCGCGCATTCGATATAAGCCTGGCCGGCATCAGTCGGTTTGACCGAGCGCGAGGTGCGGTCGAACAGATCCACCCCGAGGCTTTCTTCCAGTTGGCGGATCTGTTGCGACAAGGTCGGCTGCGACACGTGCAGCGCCTCGGCCGCCCGGGTGAAGCCGCCGTGATCGGCCACGGCCAGCAGGTATCGCAAATGTCGCAGCAGCATGGGACGCTCCATCTATAGGCAGTGCTTATGCTTGGCATTGTATATCGGTCTTGGACGCTATGGATCAATCGGCAGAAGATGAATCCCACACAGCAAGCCAACCCCGAAAGGAGAAGCACCATGCAATCCCAAGCCTACAACGATAGCCGCATCGCCCTGACCACCCGCGTCCTGGATGCCAAGGCTCAGAAAAACCTGTCGTGGCAGGACCTCGCCGACGGCACCGGCCTGAGCCTGGCCTACGTCACCGCCGCCCTCCTCGGCCAGCATCCACTGCCAAAAGCTGCTGCCGAAGTGGTCGGCGACAAGCTTGAGCTGAGCGTCGCAGACGTCGCCGCCCTGCAAATCATCCCGCTGCGCGGCAGCCTCGACGGTGTGCCGACCGACCCGACCATCTACCGCTTCCACGAGATGATCCAGATCTACGGCACCACCCTGAAGGCGCTGGTTCACGAGCAGTTCGGCGACGGCATCATCAGCGCGATCAACTTCAAGCTCGACATCAAGAAAGTCGAAGACCCTGAAGGTGGTTCCCGCGCCGTGGTCACCCTCGACGGCAAGTTCCTTCCGCTGCGTCCGTTCTGAACCCTCCGGGCCCGTACACCGCGTACGGGCCCATCCAAACCTGAATTGCCCTGTCGTCACCACATCTGTCTGGAGGCTGCCCCATGCAAAAAATTCTGTTGACCCTGGCCCTGCTCGCCGGCCTGGCCGCCCAGGCCCAGGCTGATGAAGAGGCCGTCGCCTACCGCTACGGCATGTCTTTGGATATCGCTGAAGTCGTGAACATCACCCCGGTCGCCGACGTCTGCGGCGTAGTGCCGGTCGAGATGACTTACCTCGACAGCCACGGCGCAAAACACATTCTTCAATACAGCGAATTCGGCACCGGCTGTTCGAACTGAGAGGACTGCACCATGAAAAACCTGATCGAAGGCTTCCTGAAGTTCCAGAACGAAGCGTTTCCACAACGCTCCGAGCTGTTCAAACACCTGGCGACGACTCAAACCCCGGGCACCTTGTTCATCACCTGCTCCGACAGCCGCGTCGTCCCGGAACTGCTGACCCAGCAAGAGCCCGGCGAGTTGTTCGTGATCCGCAACGCCGGCAATATCGTGCCGTCCTACAGCCCGCATCCGGGCGGGGTTTCGGCAACGGTGGAATACGCGGTAGCCGTGCTCGGCGTGACCGACATCGTGATCTGCGGGCACTCCGATTGCGGCGCCATGACCGCCATCGCCCAGTGCAAATGCATGGATCACCTGCCCGCCGTCAGCGGCTGGCTGCAACACGCCGAGTCGGCGAAAGTGGTCAACGAATCGCGGCCGCACGCCAATGACGCCGCCAGGCTGAGTTCGATGGTGCGGGAAAACGTGATCGCGCAACTGGCGAACATCCAGACGCACCCGAGCGTGCGCCTGGCCCAGGAGAAAGGCCTGCTGAATCTGCATGGCTGGGTCTACGACATCGAGACCGGCTCGATCGACGCGCTGAGTGCCGACCGCCGTACCTTCGTCTCGCTGGCCGAGCAACCGTCGACGTGCGCGGTGTACGGTCAGGCAGTCGATGCTGCTTGAAAACACAACGCCGCGCCCGTCATTGCGACGGGCGCGGCGTTGTTCTGTTCAGCGTTTTACGCCCAGATCGATTTGC includes these proteins:
- a CDS encoding DUF427 domain-containing protein yields the protein MKTSGPSPVITIAEQPGCLLVKFHGIQVAASARALVLLEANYPPVYYIPREDIDEKYFARTDHTTYCPYKGDANYFSLQVPGHEGANAVWTYENPKISVSQIKDYVAFYPDQVKFELLEAEV
- a CDS encoding GMC family oxidoreductase, with the translated sequence MQTSLDEFDYIVVGAGPAGCLLANRLSADPQQRVLLLEAGGRDNYPWIHIPVGYLFCIGNPRTDWCFKTEEQPGLNGRALSYPRGKVLGGCSSINGMIYMRGQANDYDGWAAEGNPGWAWNDVLPLFKQSENHFAGAAEFHGDKGEWRVERQRLSWPILDAFRSAAEQSGITSIDDFNQGDNEGCGYFQVNQKAGVRWNAAKAFLKPIRDRANLTVLTDIEVDRVLFEDGRASKVSARWQSQQKSFKARKEIVLCAGSVGSPSILQRSGIGPRLLLEKLGIGVVHELPGVGGNLQDHLQLRLIYKLENARTLNQIAGSVWGKMGMGLRYLYDRSGPLSMAPSQLGAFARSGPEQTSANLEYHVQPLSLERFGEPLHSFPAFTASVCDLRPQSRGRVEIRSADPQTAPLIQPNYLSHPEDLRVAADAIRLTRRIVSAPALQAFNPVEYLPGASLQTEEQLHAAAAKIGTTIFHPVGTCRMGNDADAVVDAQLRVHGVPGLRIADASIMPRITSGNTCSPTLMIAEKAAQLILNPATINTTPVGAGLPAMTE
- a CDS encoding serralysin family metalloprotease; the encoded protein is MSQPSSQASSAFTAVDTFSHLYDRGTGTVNGKPSFTADQAADEILRKGMSWQDKNADGKIDLTYTFLTDKPSNYNPKLGNFSEFSAQQKAQAVLAMQSWSDVANVTFTEGKGGDGHMTFGNYDVSTGGAAFAYLPQGSSYDGQSWYLINDQYQVNKTPDTNNYGRQTLTHEIGHTLGLSHPGAYNAGNGNPTYGDAKYAEDTRGYSLMSYWSEANTDQNFSKDGSGAYASAPLMDDIVAVQKLYGANFETRADNTVYGFNSNADRDFYSATSNTSKVVFSVWDGGGNDTLDFSGFSQNQKINLNEGSFSDVGGLVGNVSIAHGVTVENAIGGSGNDLLIGNAAANDLIGGAGNDIIYGGGGGDSLWGGEGADTFVFGAASDSTMTAPDWIMDFTSGLDKIDLSGIAGFATGVATLNFVSGFTGHAGDAILTYFEQTNQTSLMIDLTGQGSVDFAVGVVGQAVATDIVA
- a CDS encoding DNA topoisomerase III, which codes for MRLYLCEKPSQAKDIAAVLGAKRRGDGCWLGTDVTVTWCIGHLLETAPPDAYDAKYKRWVLADLPIIPDKWKMTVKPRTASQYKAVKRLLGEASELIIATDADREGEMIARELVEHCRYRGPIRRLWLSALDEASIRKALAALKPGAETFSLYHSALGRSRADWLIGMNMSRLFTLLGRQSGYQGVLPVGRVQTPTLRLVVDRDRSIADFVPVAYWAIDVQLLQNGTPFTAQWRAPNDACDDQDRCLNQALAQQAAAAISSAASARVIKLRTERMREMAPLPFDLGTLQEVCSKKLGLGAQETLDIAQALYETYKVITYPRSDCGYLPLSQHSEAPGILAALRQADPSLEALREHLEPQRRSRAWNDAKVSAHHGIIPTAAAKNLERLTGKHRAVYTLIRARYLAQFLPNHEYDRTQADFDCAGEALRAVGKQIIEPGWKRALPEALAPAKGREAPAPQTLPTLTQGAECAECAVADVKLKDLWTQPPKPYTEGDLIKAMKNVAKLVEDPLLKQKLKDTTGIGTEATRASIIQGLLDRGYLVKNGKALSATPAAFSLIDAVPRAIADPGTTAIWEQALDMVQSGEMSLEEFVTKQAAWMSKQVTRCAGLSLTISGPPPAGKAAAPWKNKRKSTRRKTTGTSKRSAKPAAK
- a CDS encoding MFS transporter, which encodes MRKDYLAFFISLFLSRLADQILLFIVPLVVFQTTNSASWAGLAFFVESLPRFLAFPLCGALCDKFSPIRILHISQVYRALLCVLAVGLYAVFGGIAWLVVLSALCGVLTTQGIMAREVLMPHIFQHYSYTKTLSYSQIADQTGLVLGPLVAALLLEVSAWHWVVLWVAGLFLLADLSMLVWQRFSRITLEVFEQHQDIWLQPLRIAFRHIRELAELKKIITLAIGVNLIVGVTLATSAAMVLGQYSAGKDDYAVLQAAGAVTTIVILFFLARVVLPLRVLGGVACSMLAAGAFISALSPNLAGYVLGFLLIVGFDKMFNVYMRSIRQRVIPPQDFGKTVGVITLLNNLSQPLAGLLVALLAAPLGAQRVILILAVLATLLGVAALWWFARVRNTSAASILETEQ
- a CDS encoding GNAT family N-acetyltransferase — protein: MSVIELRVARRDELDTLENLMQFYTYDFSEWLPLKLGGHGFFPIQLKDDYWRQPATRPFLIHVDGELAGFVTVDDHLLIEGADYNIGYFFVSRRWRGQGVAQFVASALLSHLPGRWQIFHVDANLPAQRFWARLIPELSGGDFTRQTRTVDGYPCTFYCLRSLSPAV
- a CDS encoding MFS transporter, with product MSEHVQPLDAVRSTDASPDTRKVIFASSLGTVFEWYDFFLYGALAAVISKQFFAGVNDTTAFIFALMAFAAGFIVRPFGALVFGRLGDMIGRKYTFLATIILMGVATFAVGLLPNYASIGIAAPIILVVLRMLQGLALGGEYGGAATYVAEHAPIGKRGFHTSWIQSTATLGLLLSLLVVLGCRYFTGDQFEVWGWRIPFLLSIVLLGISTWIRLSLHESPAYLKMKEEGKASKAPIRESFGKWENLKVVLIALFSINAGQAVTFYAAQFYVLFFLTQFLKMDPAVANSLLIISVVIGAPFFIIFGWLSDKVGRKPVLMLGLLLATALYFPIFKSLAHYANPAIDHASRQAPITVVADPATCTFQFDPVGKAKFDSPCDKVKTFLVKQGLPYSSVAAPAGSTVQVSVGDVKLDGFDEAALRGAITLAGYPQQADLQQINKPMIVALIVGLIIISAMCYGPLAALMVELFPTRIRYTSMSLPYHIGNGWFGGFLPTVSFALVVYTGDIFYGLWYPVLITGVSLVVGMICLRETKNIDLDKN